A portion of the Eubacterium maltosivorans genome contains these proteins:
- a CDS encoding YgeY family selenium metabolism-linked hydrolase produces MDFEAIKKAAQGYEKDMTKFLRNIVKNPGESCDEEKHINTIAEEMRRLGFDKVEIDPQGNVLGYMGTGDTLIGFDAHIDTVGVGNMDNWDFDPYEGFESDTEIGGRGTSDQLGGIVSAVYGAKIMKDLGMLNDKYSVLVTGTVQEEDCDGLCWQYIINEDKVRPEFVVSTEPTDGGIYRGQRGRMEIRIDVAGVSCHGSAPERGDNAIYKMADILQDVRALNENNAEESTEIKGLVKMLDEKYNPEWKEARFLGRGTVTTSEIFFSSPSRCAVADGCSVSLDRRMTAGETWESCLEEIRNLPNVKKYGNDVKVSMYEYERPSYTGCVYPIECYFPTWVIPEDHKVTKALEEAYKGMYGEERIGSSETAAERKARPLTDKWTFSTNGVSIMGRNGIPVIGFGPGAEAQAHAPNEKTWKQDLVTCAAVYAALPTVYTK; encoded by the coding sequence ATGGATTTTGAAGCGATCAAAAAAGCGGCACAGGGTTATGAAAAGGATATGACGAAATTCCTTCGCAATATTGTAAAAAACCCGGGTGAAAGCTGTGATGAGGAAAAGCATATTAATACCATTGCAGAAGAGATGCGCAGGCTTGGTTTTGATAAAGTGGAAATTGATCCTCAGGGGAATGTCCTGGGATATATGGGAACCGGCGATACTCTGATCGGTTTCGACGCCCATATTGATACCGTTGGTGTTGGTAATATGGATAACTGGGATTTTGATCCCTATGAGGGTTTTGAATCGGACACTGAAATCGGCGGCCGTGGCACCTCAGATCAGCTGGGTGGGATTGTGTCTGCTGTTTACGGCGCTAAAATTATGAAAGACCTGGGAATGCTGAATGATAAATACAGCGTATTGGTAACCGGTACAGTTCAGGAAGAGGACTGTGATGGTCTTTGCTGGCAGTATATTATCAATGAAGATAAGGTCCGTCCTGAATTTGTCGTTTCCACGGAACCGACTGACGGCGGTATCTACCGTGGACAGCGCGGACGTATGGAAATCCGGATTGATGTGGCGGGGGTCTCCTGTCATGGATCTGCTCCGGAGCGTGGTGATAACGCTATTTATAAGATGGCGGATATTCTGCAGGATGTACGCGCTCTTAATGAAAATAATGCGGAAGAAAGCACTGAAATCAAGGGACTGGTTAAAATGCTGGATGAAAAATATAATCCTGAGTGGAAGGAGGCCCGCTTTTTAGGCCGTGGAACTGTCACTACCTCAGAAATTTTCTTCAGCTCGCCAAGCCGCTGTGCGGTGGCGGACGGCTGCTCTGTTTCTTTAGACCGCCGTATGACAGCCGGGGAAACATGGGAAAGCTGTCTGGAAGAAATCCGCAATCTGCCAAATGTAAAAAAATATGGAAATGATGTGAAGGTCTCAATGTATGAATATGAACGTCCTTCTTATACTGGATGTGTTTATCCGATCGAATGCTATTTTCCGACATGGGTTATTCCAGAAGACCATAAGGTTACTAAAGCATTGGAAGAGGCTTATAAAGGGATGTACGGCGAAGAACGTATCGGATCTTCTGAAACTGCGGCAGAACGTAAGGCCCGCCCGCTGACCGATAAATGGACTTTCTCGACCAACGGTGTGTCCATCATGGGACGAAACGGTATTCCGGTTATTGGTTTTGGCCCTGGGGCAGAAGCACAGGCTCATGCACCAAATGAAAAAACCTGGAAACAGGACCTTGTGACTTGTGCTGCTGTTTACGCTGCTTTACCAACTGTTTACACCAAATAA
- the dpaL gene encoding diaminopropionate ammonia-lyase: MEKIKWVSNEMPKTDDKELSVMSIESVKKAKAFHESFPQYSKTPLVKLNKMSEYLGIGSLFVKDESYRFGLNAFKVLGGSFAMARYIAQKLGRDVSELDYDYLTSDKLKEEFGQATFFTATDGNHGRGVAWAANKLGQKAVVYMPKGSSPIRLENILKENAEATITDVNYDECVRIAAAEAEKTENGVVVQDTAWDGYEEIPAWIMQGYGTMALEAAEQLKAAGCERPTHIFIQAGVGSLAGAVQGFFANLFPDNCPTTVVVEADEAACLYKSAAAKDGKIRFVDGDMQTIMAGLACGEPNTISWEILKNNSSFFVSCPDWVAAKGMRMLAAPVKGDTPVTSGESGAVSMGLIATLMESDDYKDLRESIGLDSNSKIIMFSTEGDTDPENYRAIVWNGAHPSI; this comes from the coding sequence ATCGAATCGGTTAAAAAGGCGAAAGCTTTTCACGAAAGCTTTCCGCAGTATTCAAAGACACCACTTGTAAAGCTTAACAAAATGTCAGAGTATCTGGGAATCGGCAGTTTGTTTGTGAAAGATGAATCTTACCGTTTTGGTCTCAATGCCTTTAAGGTTTTAGGCGGTTCCTTTGCAATGGCGAGGTATATTGCACAAAAGCTGGGCAGAGATGTTTCTGAGCTGGATTACGATTATCTGACATCCGATAAACTGAAAGAAGAATTTGGGCAGGCTACCTTTTTTACAGCTACTGACGGAAACCACGGACGTGGTGTTGCATGGGCTGCCAATAAACTCGGACAAAAGGCCGTTGTTTATATGCCAAAGGGCTCCAGCCCGATTCGGCTGGAAAATATTTTGAAAGAGAACGCAGAGGCAACTATTACGGATGTAAACTATGACGAATGTGTTCGTATAGCGGCGGCCGAGGCAGAAAAAACAGAAAACGGCGTGGTTGTTCAGGATACGGCCTGGGACGGCTATGAAGAAATTCCGGCATGGATCATGCAGGGCTATGGTACCATGGCTTTAGAAGCTGCCGAGCAGTTGAAAGCAGCAGGATGCGAACGTCCGACACATATTTTTATTCAGGCAGGCGTTGGATCTCTGGCGGGAGCGGTACAAGGGTTTTTCGCAAACCTGTTCCCGGACAACTGCCCTACAACGGTTGTGGTTGAAGCTGATGAAGCAGCCTGCTTATATAAATCGGCTGCTGCTAAAGATGGCAAAATCCGTTTTGTAGATGGTGATATGCAAACCATCATGGCCGGTTTAGCCTGTGGCGAACCGAATACCATCTCATGGGAAATTTTGAAAAATAACAGTTCCTTTTTCGTTTCCTGCCCGGACTGGGTAGCGGCAAAAGGCATGAGAATGCTGGCGGCGCCAGTAAAAGGGGATACACCTGTGACCTCTGGTGAGTCTGGGGCAGTATCTATGGGCTTAATCGCAACCTTAATGGAAAGCGACGATTATAAAGATTTGAGAGAAAGCATTGGTCTGGACAGTAATTCTAAGATCATTATGTTCTCGACTGAAGGGGATACAGATCCCGAAAATTATCGTGCTATTGTCTGGAATGGCGCGCACCCATCAATTTAA